The following coding sequences are from one Nicotiana tomentosiformis chromosome 3, ASM39032v3, whole genome shotgun sequence window:
- the LOC104110339 gene encoding putative serine/threonine-protein kinase-like protein CCR3, with translation MTTPSAAVISVAAVVVTLVNIVNYVQALGGSATTLAVVYGSPTTICGIVANQPIQRVQCWREGQLRSTPISPDVSFDFIAGGISGFAAVRSGGSALLYWNSTSFIPKRLYFSYSTLLTTVTMGDTQICAITNSTTQNATTCWRGDSYSAQQPNGSAQFTSISSGFGFSCGVLKSSNRVVCWGNNSSIASAIQSAFANETMVNIFAGGFHACGMNTTGFVICKGDNNNGQLNVPSNFAYEYFGLALGLNHTCGIRSVNHTVVCWGGNDKFSSDVIEAISFESVVAGVNFTCGLTTSNFSVVCWGPGWSSNLYPQGAALPFPMILPGPCVQSNCTCGIYPQSQNLCFGNGNICRPCDFSILAPPTSPPQERQPLPPAVVPSPPSRRLRRGLLAFAVVGSVGGFAGICAFIYFMWIGGCFGKKKVHNSVQPTITATTTSTSNGGQVSSSSPVSRSSTLRRQGSRLMRRQRSGTSSKHTDRAEEFLFSDLVAATNNFSLENKIGAGSFGVVYKGKLPDGREVAIKRGETGPRTKKFQEKESAFDSELAFLSRLHHKHLVRLVGYCEERDERLLVYEYMKNGALFDHLHNKNNVEKSNSIVNSWKIRIKTALDAARGIEYLHNYAVPPIIHRDIKSSNILIDANWIARVSDFGLSLMGPESHRNYSMPMKAAGTVGYIDPEYYGLNVLTAKSDVYGLGVVLLELLTGKRAIFKSEEENGGAPMSVVDFAVPAIMAGELTKILDNRVGTPEPNEVESVELVAYTAMHCVHLEGKDRPTMSDIVSNLERALVAFDDSHGSISSGPISYVSD, from the coding sequence ATGACGACGCCCTCAGCAGCCGTCATCTCCGTCGCTGCCGTCGTCGTCACCCTAGTAAACATCGTTAATTATGTCCAAGCCTTGGGTGGCTCCGCCACCACTCTTGCCGTCGTCTACGGCAGCCCCACCACAATCTGCGGCATAGTTGCAAACCAACCAATCCAAAGAGTCCAATGCTGGAGAGAAGGTCAATTAAGGTCCACACCCATTTCACCGGACGTCTCCTTCGACTTCATCGCCGGCGGCATCAGCGGCTTCGCCGCCGTCCGCAGCGGCGGCTCTGCACTCCTCTACTGGAATAGCACCAGTTTCATCCCCAAACGGTTGTATTTCAGTTACTCCACTTTATTAACGACCGTTACTATGGGTGACACCCAAATTTGCGCCATAACAAACAGTACCACCCAAAATGCTACTACCTGCTGGAGAGGCGATTCCTATTCTGCCCAACAGCCAAATGGGTCGGCCCAATTTACATCAATCTCATCCGGGTTTGGATTTTCTTGTGGAGTTTTAAAAAGTTCAAACAGAGTCGTCTGTTGGGGAAATAATAGTAGTATCGCTTCAGCTATCCAGTCAGCTTTCGCTAATGAAACAATGGTGAACATATTCGCGGGTGGGTTTCACGCGTGTGGGATGAACACTACTGGTTTTGTAATTTGCAAAGGTGATAATAATAACGGTCAATTGAACGTTCCGTCGAATTTCGCTTACGAGTATTTTGGATTAGCTTTGGGGTTGAATCATACTTGTGGAATTCGGAGTGTGAATCATACAGTAGTGTGTTGGGGTGGGAACGATAAATTTTCAAGTGATGTTATAGAAGCAATTTCTTTTGAATCAGTTGTTGCGGGTGTAAATTTTACGTGTGGATTGACAACGAGCAATTTTTCAGTGGTGTGTTGGGGGCCAGGTTGGAGTAGTAATTTGTATCCTCAAGGAGCTGCACTTCCTTTTCCAATGATTTTGCCAGGTCCATGTGTACAAAGTAATTGTACTTGTGGTATATATCCTCAATCTCAAAATCTCTGTTTTGGAAATGGTAATATTTGTAGGCCTTGTGATTTCTCTATTTTAGCACCACCTACTTCACCACCGCAAGAACGGCAGCCACTGCCGCCAGCGGTGGTGCCTTCGCCACCTTCTAGAAGGCTAAGAAGGGGTTTATTGGCTTTTGCTGTTGTTGGATCAGTGGGGGGTTTTGCAGGAATTTgtgcttttatttattttatgtggATTGGTGGTTGTTTTGGAAAGAAGAAAGTTCATAATTCAGTTCAACCTACTATTACTGCTACTACTACTTCTACTTCTAATGGTGGGCAAGTATCCAGTAGTAGTCCGGTTTCAAGATCATCGACTCTTAGGCGTCAAGGGTCGCGGTTGATGAGGCGTCAAAGGAGTGGAACTTCATCTAAACACACAGACAGGGCAGAGGAATTTTTGTTTTCTGACCTTGTTGCAGCTACTAACAACTTTTCTTTGGAAAACAAGATTGGTGCTGGTAGTTTTGGGGTTGTTTACAAGGGCAAATTGCCTGATGGTCGTGAGGTTGCGATCAAACGTGGAGAAACGGGTCCAAGGACGAAGAAATTTCAGGAGAAAGAAAGCGCATTTGATTCAGAATTGGCATTCTTGTCTCGGTTACACCATAAACACTTGGTTAGACTTGTTGGTTATTGTGAGGAGAGGGATGAAAGGCTTTTGGTTTACGAGTATATGAAGAATGGAGCACTTTTTGATCATTTACATAATAAGAACAATGTGGAGAAGAGTAATAGTATAGTGAATTCTTGGAAAATAAGGATCAAGACTGCATTAGATGCTGCGCGAGGCATCGAATACCTTCACAATTATGCAGTCCCGCCTATAATTCACAGGGACATTAAGTCTTCCAACATCTTGATTGATGCAAATTGGATAGCAAGGGTGTCTGATTTTGGGTTATCGTTAATGGGGCCAGAGTCTCATCGCAATTACAGTATGCCAATGAAGGCTGCTGGCACAGTCGGGTACATTGATCCCGAGTACTATGGTCTAAATGTGTTGACAGCAAAGAGCGATGTCTATGGACTTGGAGTTGTGTTATTAGAACTTTTGACAGGAAAGAGAGCCATATTCAAGAGTGAAGAAGAAAATGGGGGTGCGCCAATGAGTGTGGTGGACTTTGCAGTGCCAGCAATTATGGCTGGAGAATTGACAAAGATTTTGGATAACAGAGTAGGGACACCAGAGCCAAATGAAGTAGAATCAGTGGAATTGGTGGCCTATACTGCAATGCATTGTGTGCATTTGGAAGGGAAAGACAGACCCACAATGTCTGACATTGTTTCTAATTTGGAGAGAGCTTTGGTTGCATTTGATGATAGCCATGGCAGCATCTCTAGTGGTCCAATTTCCTATGTTTCTGATTAA
- the LOC138907880 gene encoding secreted RxLR effector protein 161-like: MKAVPYASGVGSLMYAMLCTRPDICFVVGVVRRFQSNPRREHLTAVKHIIKYLKRTRDYMLVYHLDALAPIGYTDSNLQLDRDSRKTTSENVFNLGGGAISWRSIKQTCVADSTMEAEYVSASEAAKEAVWLGNFLRELGVVPSIQAPITLYCDNSGAIVNSKESHSHKRAKHIERKYHLIREIVQRGDVVVTKIASEKNLADPFTKSLP; encoded by the coding sequence ATGAAGGCGGTCCCCTATGCATCTGGTGTGGGGAGTCTGATGTATGCCATGTTATGTACTAGACCCGATATCTGTTTTGTCGTGGGCGTTGTTAGAAGATTTCAGTCTAATCCTAGGAGAGAGCATTTGACAGCGGTTAAGCATATAATCAAGTACCTGAAAAGGACTAGGGATTATATGCTAGTCTACCATTTGGATGCCCTTGCGCCTATTGGGTACACTGATTCGAATTTACAATTAGATAGAGATTCTAGAAAAACTACCTCAGAAAATGTGTTTAATCTAGGAGGTGGAGCCATAAGTTGGAGGAGCATCAAGCAAACTTGTGTTGCTGATTCCACCATGGAAGCCGAATATGTTTCAGCCTCTGAGGCAGCCAAAGAGGCAGTTTGGCTCGGGAACTTCCTAAGAGAGTTGGGAGTGGTTCCCTCGATTCAAGCACCAATAACACTTTATTGTGATAATAGTGGTGCGATTGTAAATTCAAAGGAGTCACATAGCCATAAAAGAGCAAAGCACATTGAGCGTAAATATCATTTAATTCGTGAGATAGTGCAAAGAGGGGATGTAGTAGTCACCAAGATTGCGTCAGAGAAGAACTTGGCGGACCCGTTTACTAAGAGCTTGCCATAG